The Metabacillus litoralis genome contains a region encoding:
- the icmF gene encoding fused isobutyryl-CoA mutase/GTPase IcmF, which translates to MTITEVYKPKHAVRFVTASSLFDGHDASINIMRRILQASGAEVIHLGHNRSVEEIVAAAIQEDVQGIAISSYQGGHVEFFKYMYDLLKEKGAGHIRLYGGGGGVIIPREIKELHEYGIAKIFSPDDGRELGLQGMINHMLRECDFSTVEKGEISLDDVKAGETKAVAKLISCAEAKVFKHEITEAADNLISEAKMLKTNTPVIGITGTGGAGKSSLTDELIRRFLNELASVKIAILSVDPTKQKTGGALLGDRIRMNAIFSPRVFMRSLATRQSKSELSLAIQDAISIVKAAGFDLVIVETSGIGQGDAEIAEICDLSMYVMTSEFGAPSQLEKIDMLDYADVVVINKFERKGSEDAKRQVQKQVQRSRMLFDQPLDEMPVYGTIASQFNDLGTNTLFAKLLELINEKTNLDWQTSLPVVKDVEKQNVIIPPERRYYLREISETVRNYHRHSEEQAELATKRFQLKGAIETLIEQETNEEVILSLKNVLNSLEEKLTPQSKALLNSWEETKEKYAQEQFTTVIRNKEIVTKLRTTSLSGLSIAKVSLPKYKNDGDVLNWLYKENVPGSFPYTAGVFPFKREGEDPKRQFAGEGTPARTNRRFHYLSKDDDAKRLSTAFDSVTLYGEDPAYRPDIYGKIGESGVSICTLDDMKKLYDGFDLCAPSTSVSMTINGPAPIILAMFMNTAIEQQVNKKEAELGRSLTMEEYDEVKAFTLQTVRGTVQADILKEDQGQNTCIFSTEFALRLMGDIQQYFIDQRVRNYYSVSISGYHIAEAGANPISQLAFTLSNGFTYVEYYLSRGMDIDSFAPNLSFFFSNGLDPEYTVIGRVARRIWATVMRDKYGANERSQKLKYHVQTSGRSLHAQEIDFNDIRTTLQALMALHDNCNSLHTNAYDEAITTPTEESVRRAMAIQMIITKEHGLTKNENPLQGSFIIEELTDLVEEAVLQEFDRINERGGVLGAMETQYQRGKIQDESMHYEMKKHTGELPIIGVNTYLNPNPPSQDMMDNMELARASQEEKETQIQNLKTFQQKHEHKVEEALLNLKNTAIHNGNIFAELMETVKVASLGQITQALYEVGGQYRRNM; encoded by the coding sequence ATGACAATAACAGAGGTTTACAAACCAAAGCACGCTGTTCGCTTTGTCACAGCATCAAGCTTGTTTGACGGACATGATGCTTCAATTAATATTATGAGACGAATTCTCCAAGCAAGTGGAGCGGAAGTGATTCATCTTGGACATAATCGTTCAGTCGAAGAAATCGTGGCTGCTGCGATTCAGGAGGACGTTCAAGGGATCGCCATTTCTTCCTATCAAGGTGGACACGTTGAATTTTTTAAATACATGTACGATCTTCTCAAGGAAAAAGGAGCAGGACATATTCGTCTTTATGGCGGAGGCGGAGGGGTCATTATTCCTCGAGAAATAAAAGAGCTCCACGAATATGGAATTGCAAAAATTTTCTCTCCTGATGATGGGCGCGAGCTTGGTCTTCAGGGCATGATCAACCATATGCTAAGAGAGTGTGATTTTTCAACCGTTGAAAAGGGAGAAATCTCTTTGGACGATGTGAAAGCAGGAGAAACAAAAGCGGTTGCTAAACTGATTTCATGTGCAGAAGCGAAAGTGTTTAAACACGAAATCACAGAAGCAGCAGACAACCTAATTAGTGAAGCTAAAATGTTGAAAACGAACACACCTGTGATCGGGATTACGGGAACAGGTGGTGCTGGAAAGAGCTCACTAACTGATGAATTAATTCGACGCTTTTTAAATGAGCTAGCTTCGGTTAAGATCGCCATATTGTCTGTTGATCCAACGAAGCAGAAAACTGGTGGAGCACTGCTTGGAGATCGAATTCGAATGAACGCTATTTTTTCTCCACGAGTGTTTATGAGAAGCTTAGCAACGCGCCAATCAAAGTCTGAGCTATCATTGGCCATTCAAGATGCGATCTCTATTGTAAAGGCAGCGGGCTTTGATCTTGTGATTGTTGAAACAAGCGGTATTGGGCAAGGTGATGCAGAAATCGCCGAGATATGTGACCTATCGATGTACGTGATGACAAGTGAATTCGGGGCACCGTCTCAATTAGAAAAAATTGATATGCTCGATTATGCTGATGTGGTCGTTATCAATAAATTTGAGCGTAAAGGCTCTGAAGATGCAAAGCGCCAAGTGCAAAAGCAGGTGCAGCGCAGTCGAATGCTTTTCGATCAGCCACTAGATGAGATGCCTGTTTACGGCACAATTGCCAGTCAGTTTAACGATTTAGGCACAAATACTCTATTCGCAAAACTACTAGAGTTAATCAATGAAAAAACAAATCTAGACTGGCAAACCTCTCTTCCGGTTGTTAAAGATGTTGAAAAGCAAAACGTGATTATTCCACCTGAACGTCGTTATTACTTAAGAGAAATCAGTGAGACTGTTCGAAACTATCATCGTCACTCAGAGGAGCAAGCAGAGCTTGCCACAAAAAGGTTTCAATTAAAAGGTGCGATTGAAACTCTTATTGAACAGGAAACAAATGAAGAAGTAATTTTATCTTTGAAAAATGTCCTGAATTCTCTTGAGGAAAAGCTAACACCGCAATCAAAGGCATTATTAAATAGCTGGGAAGAAACAAAGGAGAAATATGCTCAAGAGCAGTTTACAACGGTTATTCGCAATAAAGAAATTGTCACAAAGCTTAGAACCACCTCCCTATCAGGATTATCAATAGCAAAAGTATCATTACCAAAATATAAAAATGACGGTGATGTGTTAAATTGGCTTTATAAAGAGAATGTACCAGGTTCTTTTCCATATACAGCTGGTGTGTTTCCGTTTAAACGGGAAGGGGAAGATCCGAAAAGACAGTTCGCTGGTGAAGGAACTCCTGCCCGCACAAATCGCCGTTTTCATTATTTATCAAAAGATGATGACGCAAAACGCTTAAGTACAGCATTTGATTCAGTAACTTTATACGGAGAAGATCCAGCCTACCGCCCTGATATTTACGGGAAAATTGGAGAAAGTGGAGTAAGCATTTGTACATTAGATGATATGAAAAAGCTTTATGATGGCTTTGATTTATGTGCGCCTTCGACTTCCGTTTCAATGACAATTAATGGTCCCGCACCAATTATTTTAGCGATGTTTATGAATACAGCAATTGAGCAGCAGGTAAACAAGAAGGAAGCTGAGCTCGGTCGGTCGTTAACAATGGAAGAATATGATGAAGTAAAAGCCTTTACACTACAAACGGTAAGAGGAACCGTGCAGGCTGATATTTTAAAAGAAGATCAAGGACAAAACACGTGTATTTTTTCAACAGAGTTCGCACTTCGTTTAATGGGAGATATTCAGCAATATTTTATTGATCAAAGGGTGCGAAATTACTACTCTGTTTCCATTTCTGGCTATCATATCGCAGAAGCGGGAGCTAACCCAATTTCACAACTAGCCTTTACTCTTTCAAATGGGTTTACGTATGTTGAGTATTATTTAAGCAGAGGAATGGATATTGATTCTTTCGCGCCAAACTTATCCTTTTTCTTTAGCAATGGACTCGATCCAGAATATACAGTCATTGGTCGCGTAGCAAGAAGAATATGGGCAACCGTTATGCGCGACAAGTATGGCGCTAATGAACGAAGTCAAAAGCTGAAATATCATGTTCAAACATCGGGACGCTCACTGCATGCTCAGGAAATTGACTTTAATGATATTCGCACAACTCTTCAAGCGCTAATGGCCCTGCATGACAATTGTAATTCATTGCACACAAATGCCTATGACGAGGCGATCACAACGCCAACAGAGGAATCTGTTCGCCGTGCAATGGCCATTCAAATGATCATTACGAAAGAACATGGCTTAACGAAAAATGAGAATCCGCTTCAAGGCTCATTCATTATTGAAGAGCTAACAGACTTAGTAGAAGAAGCAGTACTACAGGAGTTTGACCGTATTAATGAACGCGGCGGTGTACTAGGAGCAATGGAAACTCAATACCAACGCGGCAAAATCCAGGACGAATCCATGCACTATGAAATGAAAAAACACACAGGTGAACTGCCAATCATCGGTGTCAACACATACCTAAATCCAAATCCACCATCACAAGACATGATGGACAACATGGAACTTGCCCGTGCATCACAGGAAGAAAAAGAAACACAAATCCAAAACCTAAAAACTTTCCAACAAAAGCACGAGCACAAAGTCGAAGAAGCATTGTTGAACCTTAAAAATACAGCCATCCACAACGGCAACATCTTTGCCGAACTAATGGAAACCGTAAAAGTAGCCAGCCTTGGCCAAATCACGCAGGCTTTGTATGAAGTTGGGGGACAATATAGAAGGAATATGTAA
- a CDS encoding TetR/AcrR family transcriptional regulator: MEKREVVASVKDEKLIEKRREQMIKGAVNLFKEKGFHRTTTREIARSAGFSIGTLYEYIRQKEDVLYLVCDSIYDQVHARLEEDIDTKQGTIESLKRAIHNYFIVMDEMQDEVLVMYQEVKSLSKDALPYVLKKEMEMVGMFKKIVKDCVQNGELTLSEPECDLIAHNIFVKGQMWGFRRWALQKMYTLEDYIELQTKVILQGVGK; this comes from the coding sequence ATGGAAAAGCGTGAAGTTGTCGCATCCGTTAAGGATGAGAAGCTAATTGAAAAGCGAAGAGAGCAGATGATTAAAGGTGCGGTCAATCTTTTTAAAGAAAAAGGTTTTCACCGCACGACAACTAGAGAGATTGCAAGGTCTGCCGGCTTTAGTATTGGAACGTTGTATGAATATATCCGCCAAAAAGAGGATGTTCTTTACTTAGTTTGTGACAGCATTTATGACCAGGTTCATGCCCGCTTGGAAGAAGATATTGATACAAAGCAGGGAACAATTGAAAGCTTAAAACGAGCGATCCACAATTATTTTATCGTGATGGATGAAATGCAAGATGAAGTGCTTGTGATGTATCAGGAGGTTAAGTCGTTATCTAAGGATGCCCTTCCATATGTGTTAAAAAAGGAAATGGAAATGGTCGGGATGTTTAAAAAAATCGTCAAAGACTGTGTGCAAAATGGGGAACTAACGTTATCAGAGCCAGAATGTGATTTAATAGCTCACAATATTTTTGTAAAAGGCCAAATGTGGGGCTTTAGACGCTGGGCACTTCAAAAAATGTATACGCTTGAAGATTATATTGAGCTGCAAACAAAGGTTATTTTACAAGGGGTTGGGAAGTAA
- a CDS encoding acyl-CoA dehydrogenase — protein MYFKLSEEHEMLRKTVRDFAKKEVEPTAAECDEQERFDMDIFRKMADLGLTGIPWSEEYGGIGSDYLAYVIAVEELSRVCASTGVTLSAHTSLAGWPLYKFGNEEQKQKYLKPMALGEKIGAYGLTEPGSGSDAGGMRTNAREDGDYYILNGSKIFITNGGIADIYIVFAVTDPSSKSKGTTAFIVEKDFEGFSVGKKESKMGIRSSPTTEIMFEECKVPKENVLGEIGDGFKIAMMTLDGGRNGIAAQAVGIAQGALDAAIAYAKEREQFGKPIAAQQGISFKLADMATNIEAARLLTYQAAWLESEGLPYGKESAMSKLFAGDTAMKVTTEAVQVFGGYGYTKDYPVERFMRDAKITQIYEGTQEIQRLVISRMLTK, from the coding sequence ATGTACTTTAAACTTTCAGAAGAACATGAAATGCTACGTAAAACGGTGAGAGATTTTGCAAAAAAGGAAGTAGAACCAACAGCAGCAGAGTGCGATGAACAAGAGCGTTTTGATATGGACATTTTTAGAAAAATGGCTGACCTAGGTTTAACGGGGATTCCTTGGTCTGAGGAGTATGGCGGGATTGGTAGTGACTATTTGGCTTATGTGATCGCAGTTGAGGAGCTTTCAAGAGTATGCGCATCAACAGGTGTAACGTTATCCGCCCATACGTCGTTAGCAGGGTGGCCCCTATATAAGTTTGGTAATGAAGAACAAAAGCAAAAATATTTAAAGCCGATGGCACTAGGTGAAAAAATCGGTGCATACGGGTTAACTGAGCCAGGCTCTGGATCTGATGCAGGGGGTATGCGCACGAATGCCCGTGAAGACGGAGACTATTATATTTTAAATGGCTCAAAAATTTTCATCACAAATGGAGGAATTGCGGACATCTATATCGTATTTGCAGTAACAGATCCTTCGAGTAAATCTAAAGGAACAACAGCGTTTATCGTTGAAAAGGATTTTGAAGGCTTTTCGGTAGGAAAAAAAGAAAGCAAGATGGGTATCCGTTCATCACCTACTACTGAGATTATGTTTGAAGAATGTAAAGTACCAAAGGAAAATGTATTAGGCGAAATTGGGGATGGCTTTAAAATTGCCATGATGACATTGGATGGCGGGAGAAACGGTATAGCTGCACAAGCGGTTGGAATTGCACAGGGTGCGTTGGATGCGGCCATTGCCTACGCAAAGGAAAGAGAGCAATTCGGCAAACCGATCGCAGCTCAGCAAGGAATTAGCTTTAAGCTGGCAGATATGGCAACAAATATTGAGGCTGCACGTCTATTAACCTATCAAGCAGCATGGCTAGAGTCCGAAGGGTTACCATATGGAAAAGAATCAGCGATGTCTAAGCTTTTTGCTGGTGACACAGCGATGAAGGTTACAACTGAAGCTGTTCAAGTGTTTGGTGGCTATGGCTATACAAAGGACTACCCTGTTGAACGATTTATGAGAGATGCCAAAATCACACAAATCTATGAAGGTACACAGGAAATTCAACGACTTGTCATTTCTAGGATGTTAACGAAATAA
- a CDS encoding acyl-CoA dehydrogenase, with translation MNLHFTEEQVMMQKMIREFAKAEIEPFVEEMEKGVFPSAVLQKMAELGLMGIPIPTEYDGANMDYTSYIMAIHEIAKVSATVAVILSVHTSVATYPILMFGNEKQKNNYVKKLATGERLGAFCLTEPSSGSDAASMKTKAIKKDDHYLLNGSKVFITNGGEADIYIVFARTSEDKGSSGISAFIVEKGTPGFFIGKDEHKMGLNGSRTTELIFENARVPLENLLGNEGEGFKLAMANLDGGRIGIAAQALGIAEAALEKATAYAEERKQFGKPIAAQQGISFKLADMATNVEAAKLLVYQAAWLKEQGLPCGKQAAMAKLFASKTAMEVTTEAIQIFGGYGYTKDYPVERYFRDAKVCEIYEGTSEIQRIVIGKHLVKEK, from the coding sequence GTGAATCTACATTTTACAGAAGAGCAAGTAATGATGCAAAAAATGATACGTGAATTTGCAAAAGCAGAAATTGAGCCATTTGTGGAAGAGATGGAAAAAGGGGTATTTCCATCTGCCGTTCTTCAAAAGATGGCGGAACTTGGTTTAATGGGGATTCCAATTCCGACCGAATATGACGGGGCGAACATGGACTACACCTCTTATATTATGGCTATTCATGAAATAGCCAAAGTAAGTGCGACAGTAGCTGTTATTTTATCTGTTCACACATCTGTTGCAACCTATCCAATTTTAATGTTTGGCAATGAAAAGCAAAAAAACAACTATGTAAAAAAACTTGCAACAGGAGAGCGTCTAGGAGCTTTTTGTTTAACAGAACCAAGCTCCGGATCTGACGCGGCAAGCATGAAAACAAAGGCCATTAAAAAGGATGATCACTATTTATTAAATGGATCAAAGGTATTCATTACAAATGGTGGTGAAGCGGACATATATATTGTTTTTGCTCGAACAAGCGAGGACAAAGGAAGCAGCGGCATATCGGCATTCATTGTTGAAAAAGGAACACCGGGCTTTTTTATCGGAAAAGATGAACACAAAATGGGCTTAAACGGATCAAGAACAACGGAGTTAATTTTTGAAAATGCTAGAGTTCCGCTTGAAAACCTTCTAGGGAACGAGGGAGAAGGCTTTAAGCTTGCGATGGCCAATCTTGATGGAGGCCGAATTGGCATTGCTGCTCAAGCACTTGGGATTGCCGAGGCTGCGCTAGAGAAGGCAACAGCCTATGCAGAGGAACGCAAGCAGTTTGGCAAGCCAATCGCTGCACAGCAAGGGATTTCCTTTAAGCTTGCGGATATGGCAACAAATGTGGAAGCTGCAAAGCTATTAGTTTATCAAGCTGCATGGTTAAAGGAACAAGGACTTCCATGTGGCAAGCAGGCTGCGATGGCAAAGCTATTTGCTTCAAAAACAGCCATGGAGGTTACCACAGAGGCGATTCAAATCTTTGGAGGATATGGCTATACAAAGGATTACCCAGTGGAGCGGTATTTCCGGGATGCAAAGGTTTGTGAAATTTACGAAGGTACAAGTGAAATACAACGAATTGTGATAGGCAAGCATTTAGTGAAAGAAAAATAA
- a CDS encoding 3-hydroxybutyryl-CoA dehydrogenase: MSIQKIMVIGAGQMGSGIAQVCAMAGFQVVLHDMKQEIIEKGLTSIQKQLQRQVEKGKLSEQDKDETLKRLIPSVSIEDAKEVDFIIEAVIEKMEVKTTLFQQLDTLAPEQVILATNTSSLPITEIAAATNRPDRVIGMHFMNPVPVMKLVEIIRGLATSDEVYQQIEDLTKKLNKTPVEVNDFPGFVSNRILMPMINEAIFTVYEGVAEPEAVDEVMKLGMNHPMGPLTLADFIGLDTCLYIMETLHEGFGDDKYRPCPLLRKYVKAGWLGKKSGRGFYQYS; encoded by the coding sequence ATGAGCATTCAAAAAATCATGGTAATCGGTGCCGGACAAATGGGCTCCGGCATTGCCCAAGTGTGTGCCATGGCTGGATTTCAAGTTGTCCTTCATGACATGAAACAGGAAATCATCGAAAAAGGTTTAACTTCCATTCAAAAGCAATTACAAAGACAGGTGGAAAAAGGAAAGCTTTCCGAGCAGGACAAAGATGAAACGCTAAAGCGACTCATCCCTTCCGTTTCCATTGAAGATGCGAAAGAAGTTGATTTCATTATCGAGGCTGTGATTGAAAAAATGGAAGTGAAAACAACACTATTCCAGCAACTCGATACTCTTGCTCCAGAGCAGGTTATTTTGGCAACTAACACCTCATCCTTACCAATTACAGAAATTGCCGCAGCTACTAACAGGCCCGATCGCGTAATCGGCATGCATTTTATGAATCCTGTTCCTGTGATGAAACTCGTTGAAATTATCCGCGGTCTTGCTACATCTGATGAAGTTTATCAGCAAATTGAAGATCTTACGAAAAAATTAAATAAAACACCTGTTGAGGTGAATGATTTCCCTGGCTTCGTTTCCAACCGCATTTTAATGCCGATGATCAATGAAGCAATTTTTACTGTGTATGAAGGAGTGGCAGAGCCGGAAGCAGTTGATGAAGTAATGAAGCTTGGGATGAACCATCCAATGGGTCCGTTAACTTTGGCAGATTTTATCGGATTGGACACATGCTTATACATTATGGAAACACTTCATGAAGGCTTTGGTGATGATAAATATCGCCCATGTCCATTGCTACGTAAATATGTAAAAGCAGGCTGGCTTGGGAAAAAATCTGGTAGAGGGTTTTATCAGTATTCCTAA
- a CDS encoding acetyl-CoA C-acetyltransferase, translated as MAKTVILSGVRTPVGKFGGALSTLTASELGGIAIKEALTRASVQPEDVQEVIIGNVLQGGQGQIPSRQAARAANLPWNVKTETVNKVCASGLRSVTMADQIIRAGDEEVIVAGGMESMSNAPYMMPKARWGLRMGDHAVKDLMIHDGLTCSFTGVHMGTYGNSTSKELEITRQQQDEWALRSHQRTVAAQEAGILGEEIVAVEVLQRKGDPIVVDKDEAPRKDTSLERLAKLNPVFDHDGTITAGNAPGINDGAAALVLMSDERAKSEGREPLATILAHTAIAVEAEDFPKTPGLVINELLSKTGKTVEDIDLFEINEAFATVALAANQIAGLDPEKVNVNGGAVAIGHPIGASGARILITLIHELKRRGGGIGIAAICSGGGQGDAIMIEV; from the coding sequence ATGGCAAAAACCGTTATTTTAAGTGGAGTCAGAACACCTGTGGGGAAGTTTGGTGGAGCTCTTTCAACATTAACAGCGTCAGAGCTTGGGGGAATCGCCATAAAGGAGGCGTTAACAAGAGCAAGTGTTCAGCCTGAAGATGTCCAAGAAGTGATTATCGGAAATGTTCTACAAGGAGGACAAGGGCAAATTCCATCACGTCAAGCGGCCCGTGCGGCAAACCTGCCATGGAATGTAAAAACAGAAACAGTAAATAAGGTTTGTGCATCTGGACTAAGAAGCGTCACAATGGCAGATCAAATCATTCGTGCCGGAGACGAGGAAGTGATTGTAGCCGGAGGCATGGAATCAATGAGCAATGCACCCTATATGATGCCAAAAGCAAGATGGGGACTTCGTATGGGTGATCATGCTGTGAAGGATTTAATGATTCATGATGGATTAACATGTAGCTTTACTGGTGTTCACATGGGCACATACGGTAACAGCACATCAAAAGAGCTTGAAATCACACGACAACAGCAGGATGAGTGGGCATTAAGAAGCCATCAGCGCACGGTTGCTGCTCAGGAAGCGGGAATTTTAGGTGAAGAAATAGTTGCTGTTGAAGTACTACAGCGTAAAGGAGACCCAATTGTGGTCGACAAAGATGAAGCACCACGTAAAGACACATCACTAGAAAGATTAGCAAAGCTAAACCCTGTTTTTGATCATGATGGAACGATCACAGCAGGTAATGCCCCAGGAATTAATGACGGAGCAGCAGCTCTTGTGCTAATGAGTGATGAAAGAGCGAAAAGTGAAGGAAGAGAGCCTCTCGCAACAATTCTCGCTCATACAGCCATTGCTGTTGAAGCTGAAGACTTTCCTAAAACACCGGGACTTGTCATTAATGAGTTATTAAGCAAAACAGGCAAAACGGTTGAAGATATTGATTTATTTGAAATTAATGAAGCATTTGCAACCGTTGCATTAGCCGCAAACCAAATTGCGGGTCTTGATCCAGAAAAGGTAAACGTAAACGGTGGTGCCGTTGCAATCGGCCACCCAATCGGTGCAAGTGGAGCAAGAATTCTCATCACCTTAATTCATGAATTAAAGCGCAGAGGCGGCGGAATCGGCATTGCAGCCATCTGCAGCGGCGGCGGCCAAGGCGATGCCATCATGATTGAGGTCTAA
- a CDS encoding (Fe-S)-binding protein, whose protein sequence is MGALLWVNLVAFLIVTAYAVHLFIYLIRTRMAYIKLGKKVEFDGKVKERLEKIWVNVFGQKKLLKDKKSGIIHVMFFYGFILVQFGAIDFIIKGLVPGAHLPLGPLYPAFTFFQEIITFMILVAVVWAFHRRYVEKLVRLKRGFKSGLVLLFIGGLMLSVLLGNGMGLIWHDHDLTWSEPLASSFAFLLSFVGETGSIVIFYIAWWIHLLFLLTFLVYVPQSKHAHLIAGPANVYFNRTSNPGKLEKIDFEDETQESFGVGKIEDFTQPQLIDLYACVECGRCTNMCPATGTGKILSPMDLIIKLRDHLTFTGAAVTQKQPWVPAVAFSGTKGNQIAMMAASSGAQETAATGYSASLIGDVITEEEIWACTTCRNCEDQCPVMNEHVDKIIDMRRYLVLTEGKMDADAQRAMTNIERQGNPWGLNRKERETWREAREDVHVPTVKEMSKAGEEFEYLFWVGSMGSYDNRSQKIALSFAKLLNEAGVTFAILGNKEKNSGDTPRRLGNEFLFQELATKNIDEFVKNDVKKIVTIDPHAYNIFKNEYPDFGLEAEVYHHTELLAELVASGRLKPSLPVNETITFHDSCYLGRYNEVYDAPRNILKAIPGVKLIEMERNREKGMCCGAGGGLMWTEEDTGSRINVARTEQALAVNPSVISSGCPYCLTMLSDGTKAKEVEETVSTYDVAELLEKSIFGEQKELVS, encoded by the coding sequence ATGGGCGCATTACTTTGGGTAAATTTAGTTGCATTTTTAATTGTAACCGCTTACGCAGTCCATCTTTTCATCTACTTAATTCGTACAAGAATGGCTTATATTAAGCTAGGCAAAAAGGTCGAATTTGATGGGAAGGTAAAGGAAAGATTAGAAAAAATATGGGTGAATGTGTTTGGACAGAAAAAGCTCTTAAAGGATAAAAAGAGTGGGATCATTCACGTGATGTTTTTCTATGGCTTTATTCTTGTTCAATTTGGAGCCATTGATTTTATTATTAAAGGCTTAGTACCTGGTGCACATCTGCCGCTTGGACCGCTGTATCCGGCGTTTACGTTTTTCCAAGAAATTATTACTTTTATGATATTGGTTGCTGTAGTTTGGGCGTTTCACCGTCGTTATGTGGAAAAGCTTGTTCGCTTAAAACGAGGCTTTAAATCAGGACTAGTATTACTTTTTATTGGTGGCTTAATGCTATCAGTATTGCTCGGAAATGGAATGGGATTGATCTGGCATGATCATGATTTAACATGGTCTGAGCCACTTGCTTCATCATTTGCTTTTTTACTTAGCTTTGTAGGAGAAACAGGATCAATCGTTATTTTCTATATTGCATGGTGGATCCATTTACTTTTCTTATTAACTTTCTTAGTGTATGTACCACAATCAAAGCATGCGCATTTAATTGCAGGTCCTGCGAATGTGTATTTTAACCGTACATCAAACCCTGGAAAGCTTGAAAAAATTGATTTCGAAGATGAAACACAGGAATCATTTGGGGTTGGCAAAATTGAAGACTTTACACAACCACAGCTAATTGATTTATATGCATGTGTTGAGTGTGGACGCTGTACAAATATGTGTCCGGCAACAGGGACAGGGAAAATTCTTTCTCCGATGGACCTAATTATTAAGCTACGTGACCATTTAACCTTTACAGGAGCAGCTGTTACACAAAAACAACCATGGGTGCCGGCTGTAGCATTCAGTGGCACAAAGGGAAATCAAATTGCGATGATGGCAGCAAGCTCAGGTGCACAAGAAACGGCAGCAACGGGCTATAGTGCTTCATTAATTGGTGATGTTATTACAGAAGAAGAAATTTGGGCATGTACAACTTGCCGTAACTGTGAAGATCAATGTCCAGTTATGAATGAGCATGTTGATAAAATCATTGATATGCGTCGTTATTTAGTGCTAACAGAAGGAAAAATGGATGCAGATGCTCAGCGTGCAATGACAAACATTGAACGCCAAGGAAACCCTTGGGGACTTAACCGTAAAGAGCGTGAAACATGGCGTGAAGCACGCGAGGATGTACACGTTCCAACGGTAAAAGAAATGAGCAAGGCAGGAGAAGAGTTTGAATACCTATTCTGGGTTGGCTCAATGGGCTCTTATGATAATCGCAGTCAGAAAATCGCCTTATCTTTTGCGAAGCTTCTTAACGAAGCTGGCGTTACATTTGCAATTCTGGGTAACAAAGAGAAAAACTCAGGAGATACACCGCGTCGCCTTGGGAATGAATTTTTATTCCAGGAGCTTGCAACGAAAAATATTGATGAGTTTGTGAAAAATGATGTGAAAAAGATCGTCACAATCGACCCACATGCTTATAATATCTTTAAAAATGAATACCCGGATTTCGGGTTAGAAGCAGAGGTTTATCACCATACAGAGTTGCTTGCAGAGCTAGTGGCTTCTGGAAGACTGAAACCAAGCCTTCCTGTTAATGAAACCATTACATTCCACGATTCTTGTTACCTAGGAAGATACAATGAAGTGTATGATGCACCACGAAATATTTTAAAAGCAATTCCTGGTGTGAAGCTCATTGAAATGGAGCGTAATCGTGAAAAAGGAATGTGCTGTGGAGCTGGTGGAGGCTTAATGTGGACAGAAGAAGATACAGGAAGCCGCATTAACGTTGCGAGAACAGAGCAAGCATTAGCTGTGAATCCATCAGTGATTAGCTCAGGCTGTCCGTATTGCTTAACGATGTTAAGTGATGGAACAAAAGCAAAAGAAGTAGAAGAAACGGTTAGCACATATGATGTTGCTGAGCTTCTAGAAAAGTCGATATTTGGCGAACAAAAAGAGCTAGTTTCATAG